In Erigeron canadensis isolate Cc75 chromosome 7, C_canadensis_v1, whole genome shotgun sequence, one DNA window encodes the following:
- the LOC122607787 gene encoding F-box/LRR-repeat protein 25-like, which translates to MEVLEEENQPPKRVKTHEPLDPEEEKEDRISSLPDLILDEILSRLDSTKYAIRTGTLSKRWQHLWLSASSLSFADHHMMKYSPSDYTHIFINNRTLSDFYKCVDETLTQCHHPQFKNLNKFCVRADYDNRFESHVDNWINFATSSNVQKLDLFLDTGNEVALYVLEDDSFFINSHFTHLVLKGCILYYPSGRIAWKNLTHLTIMNSILNQDLMDNILSGSPLLDTLALFDCYGYSWLDITSKTLKNLEFYGYFCQEDENLDHIININAPYITSLSIKGTLLLWKILLRDVSSLVKAELDYIKMGHDETTPKEEKEEMLMRFILRLHHVKELKIGRWCYPTFRRLEAKGLIFPSNLKVVKLSYHVYDSDDSTELDDSSDNDSSVGDS; encoded by the exons ATGGAAGTTTTAGAAGAAGAAAATCAACCTCCAAAGCGGGTCAAAACCCACGAACCATTGGAcccagaagaagaaaaagaagatagaATAAGCTCATTACCAGATTTGATTCTCGATGAAATCCTTTCTCGTCTAGACTCCACAAAATACGCAATCAGAACAGGTACTCTTTCGAAACGATGGCAACATCTTTGGCTTTCAGCATCTAGTCTATCTTTTGCAGATCATCATATGATGAAGTACTCCCCTTCAGATTATAcccatatttttataaacaacaGAACATTATCTGATTTCTACAAGTGTGTTGATGAAACCCTAACTCAGTGTCATCATCCCCAGTTTAAGAATCTCAATAAATTCTGTGTCCGTGCCGATTACGATAATCGGTTTGAATCCCATGTCGACAATTGGATTAATTTCGCTACTAGTAGTAATGTCCAAAAACTTGACTTGTTTTTAGATACGGGAAATGAAGTAGCTCTATATGTATTGGAAGATGACTCGTTTTTCATCAACTCCCATTTTACCCATCTCGTTTTAAAAGGATGTATATTATATTATCCTAGTGGGCGCATTGCTTGGAAAAACCTTACGCATTTAACTATAATGAATAGCATATTAAACCAAGATTTGATGGATAATATTCTATCCGGGAGTCCTTTATTGGACACTTTGGCGTTGTTCGATTGTTATGGTTATTCATGGCTCGATATAACTTCCAAGACTCTTAAGAACTTGGAGTTCTATGGATACTTTTGTCAAGAGGATGAGAATCTTGACCATATAATTAACATCAATGCTCCTTATATCACATCGTTATCCATCAAGGGTACTTTGTTGTTATGGAAGATTTTGTTACGAGATGTGTCTTCTTTAGTCAAAGCTGAATTGGATTATATCAAGATGGGTCATGATGAGACGACACCtaaagaagagaaagaagagATGCTTATGAGGTTTATACTACGCCTTCACCATGTCAAAGAGCTCAAAATTGGGAGATGGTGTTATCCG ACTTTCCGTCGTTTGGAAGCCAAAGGTCTCATTTTTCCATCCAACTTGAAGGTTGTAAAACTTTCTTATCATGTTTATGACAGTGATGATTCGACAGAGCTAGATGATTCCTCTGATAACGACTCATCTGTTGGTGACTCGTAG